One window of the Rhodococcus sovatensis genome contains the following:
- a CDS encoding nuclear transport factor 2 family protein, with product MAPSADVVRKTVDAYVEAVAHGTVDDILALYAEGATVEDPVGTEVRVTEESIREFYAVLEPLEQSAELLTCKIASNSAAFHFRLVSKFGENTFEVSPIDVMEFDDDGRITSMRAYWAPEDLVQTSGN from the coding sequence ATGGCTCCATCTGCCGATGTCGTCCGCAAGACCGTCGACGCCTACGTCGAGGCCGTTGCGCATGGCACCGTCGACGACATTCTTGCCCTGTACGCCGAGGGAGCGACTGTGGAAGATCCGGTCGGCACCGAGGTCAGGGTGACCGAAGAGTCGATCAGAGAGTTCTACGCGGTGCTGGAGCCCTTGGAGCAGTCAGCGGAACTCCTCACGTGCAAGATCGCGTCCAACTCGGCGGCCTTCCACTTCAGGCTGGTGTCCAAGTTCGGCGAGAACACGTTCGAAGTATCACCCATAGACGTGATGGAATTCGACGACGACGGAAGAATCACATCGATGCGTGCCTACTGGGCGCCCGAGGATCTGGTTCAGACCTCTGGAAACTGA
- a CDS encoding SHOCT domain-containing protein → MDSFWDFLWLIIVSFAFIAYLMVLFSIIGDLFRDHKTSGWVKAIWVFFLIVAPFLTALVYLIAKGGDMTKRQVRAVQHARDEQEQYIKQVAGRTSAEEIAHAKALLDAGTITEDEFNQLKSKALA, encoded by the coding sequence GTGGACTCGTTCTGGGATTTTCTGTGGCTGATCATCGTGAGTTTCGCGTTCATCGCGTATCTCATGGTGCTGTTCTCGATCATCGGCGACCTCTTCAGGGACCACAAGACCTCCGGCTGGGTCAAGGCGATCTGGGTGTTCTTCCTGATCGTTGCACCGTTCCTGACCGCCTTGGTCTATCTGATCGCCAAGGGCGGTGACATGACCAAGCGTCAGGTCAGGGCCGTGCAGCACGCGAGAGACGAGCAGGAGCAGTACATCAAGCAGGTCGCCGGCCGGACATCCGCCGAGGAGATCGCGCACGCCAAGGCACTGCTCGACGCTGGCACGATCACTGAAGACGAGTTCAACCAACTCAAGTCGAAGGCCCTTGCCTAA
- a CDS encoding Mur ligase family protein encodes MVRAGERRAAIGARGRLALRAAEAATWASRKAGRGKGSMIGGLVALKIDPDILTGLGSGRRTVVVTGTNGKSTTTRMAAAALATLGDVATQADGANMDAGIVAALHAHFDAPLAALEVDELHVPHVCDAVSPAAVVLLNLSRDQLDRVGEINMIERKLRAGLARHPDTVVIANCDDVLVTSAAFDAPNVVWVAAGGGWAGDSVSCPRTGEPIVWDGEHWYSTGSDFKRPTPDWWLDDENLYGPDGLTIPMTLALPGKANRGNAAQAVAAAVTLGADPTDAVLAASGVNEVAGRYSTVQHGSHSVRMLLAKNPAGWQEALSMIDPTVDGLVIAVNGQVPDGEDLSWLWDVRFEHFENVAVVAAGERATDLGVRLLYAGSQHTTVADPLKAIESCPPGRVEVLANYTAFRDLGRALAREVNDV; translated from the coding sequence ATGGTTCGAGCGGGTGAGCGCAGAGCGGCAATCGGCGCGCGGGGCCGGCTGGCACTACGAGCGGCCGAGGCCGCGACGTGGGCGTCACGCAAGGCAGGTCGCGGTAAGGGTTCGATGATCGGCGGGCTCGTCGCTCTCAAGATCGACCCGGACATCCTGACGGGACTCGGCTCCGGTCGTCGCACAGTGGTAGTGACGGGCACCAACGGAAAATCGACGACGACACGCATGGCGGCCGCCGCACTGGCCACCCTCGGCGACGTCGCGACACAGGCAGACGGCGCCAACATGGACGCAGGCATCGTTGCTGCCCTGCACGCTCATTTCGACGCCCCACTGGCAGCGCTCGAGGTCGACGAACTTCACGTACCGCACGTGTGCGACGCCGTGTCCCCTGCTGCGGTGGTGTTGCTCAATCTCAGCCGCGACCAGCTCGACCGCGTCGGTGAGATCAACATGATCGAACGAAAACTACGCGCAGGCCTGGCCCGTCACCCGGACACCGTCGTGATCGCCAACTGCGACGACGTGCTCGTCACATCCGCTGCATTCGACGCCCCGAACGTTGTGTGGGTGGCGGCAGGCGGCGGTTGGGCGGGCGACTCCGTCAGCTGCCCTCGGACCGGTGAACCCATCGTCTGGGACGGTGAGCACTGGTACAGCACCGGAAGTGACTTCAAGCGTCCGACGCCTGATTGGTGGCTCGACGACGAAAACCTGTACGGTCCCGACGGTCTGACCATCCCGATGACGCTCGCACTCCCCGGTAAGGCCAACCGCGGCAACGCAGCGCAAGCTGTCGCAGCCGCAGTAACGCTGGGAGCGGACCCCACCGATGCCGTCCTCGCCGCGTCCGGAGTGAACGAGGTCGCCGGACGGTACTCCACCGTCCAACATGGATCGCATTCCGTCCGAATGCTTCTCGCGAAGAACCCCGCCGGCTGGCAGGAAGCCCTGTCGATGATCGACCCGACCGTGGACGGGCTCGTCATCGCGGTCAACGGTCAAGTTCCCGACGGTGAGGACCTTTCCTGGCTGTGGGACGTACGGTTCGAGCATTTCGAGAACGTTGCTGTCGTCGCTGCCGGTGAGCGTGCCACCGATCTGGGAGTCCGGTTGCTCTACGCCGGTTCGCAGCACACAACCGTCGCAGATCCGTTGAAAGCCATCGAATCCTGCCCTCCGGGGCGCGTCGAGGTCCTGGCCAACTACACCGCGTTTCGCGATCTGGGGCGCGCGCTCGCACGCGAGGTGAACGATGTCTGA
- a CDS encoding glutamine amidotransferase: protein MSESTVRIGLVLPDVMGTYGDNGNALILRQRLRMRDIDAEVVHITLNDPVPDSLDVYTLGGAEDSAQRLATRHLTQYPGLQKAAARGVPVLAICAAIQVLGHWYETSSGEKVDGVSLFDVTTSPQETRSIGEVITEPLLDGLTQKLSGFENHRGGTTLGSDAHALARVTSGIGNGVGDSREGVVQGSVIGTYMHGPVLARNPELADYLLEKAIGRTLEPLDLPEVAQLRRERLRR from the coding sequence ATGTCTGAGTCCACCGTCCGCATCGGCTTGGTCCTGCCCGACGTCATGGGCACCTACGGCGACAACGGCAACGCATTGATTCTGCGACAACGGCTTCGGATGCGTGACATCGACGCCGAGGTCGTGCATATCACCCTGAACGATCCGGTCCCCGACTCGCTCGATGTGTACACCCTCGGCGGCGCCGAGGATTCGGCGCAGCGCTTGGCGACCCGGCACCTGACGCAATATCCCGGACTGCAGAAAGCGGCCGCACGTGGGGTTCCAGTGCTGGCTATCTGTGCGGCGATTCAGGTCCTCGGCCACTGGTACGAGACGTCCTCCGGCGAAAAAGTCGACGGGGTATCCCTTTTCGACGTGACGACGTCACCTCAGGAGACCCGATCGATCGGCGAGGTCATCACCGAACCACTCCTGGATGGTTTGACTCAGAAGCTGTCCGGGTTCGAGAATCACCGCGGAGGAACGACATTGGGTTCCGACGCGCACGCGCTGGCACGAGTCACCTCGGGCATCGGAAACGGAGTCGGTGACAGCCGAGAAGGCGTCGTACAAGGTTCTGTGATCGGGACATACATGCACGGGCCGGTCCTCGCCAGGAACCCGGAGCTTGCGGACTATCTGCTGGAGAAGGCGATCGGCAGGACACTGGAGCCGCTGGATCTGCCCGAGGTCGCCCAGCTGAGGCGCGAGCGCCTGAGACGGTAG
- a CDS encoding EamA family transporter — protein sequence MTTRDRLLGLTVAVLWGLNFLAIRVGLDHFPPFFFAGLRFLVIAVPVVLFVRRPNVPLKWLLLYGFGFGFLQFAFLFAAMNAGMPTGLASLVLQSSAPFTIVLGALLLREKVSRRQIIGITVAVAGMTLIGYDRSQAASLIPVVLTLLAGLGWAVGNLGNRLAKSTEPMRLMLWMCVVPPLPMLVLSAAVEGPSTGWRALADSFSIDGWPALAGLAYIVLLGTIAGSGLWTVLISRHPAGVVAPFSLLVPVVGIAGAWIFLNETPSVIALVGAAVVIAGCLGGMATARRASSATPLAEPLRV from the coding sequence ATGACCACTCGCGACCGCCTCCTCGGACTGACCGTCGCCGTGCTGTGGGGATTGAACTTCCTCGCCATCCGTGTCGGCCTCGACCACTTCCCCCCGTTCTTCTTCGCTGGACTGCGATTCCTGGTCATCGCCGTACCCGTCGTGTTGTTCGTCCGCCGCCCGAACGTTCCGCTGAAGTGGCTTCTGCTCTACGGCTTCGGCTTCGGCTTCCTGCAGTTCGCCTTCCTGTTCGCAGCCATGAACGCCGGAATGCCCACTGGGTTGGCCTCGCTCGTACTGCAGTCGTCTGCGCCGTTCACGATCGTTCTCGGCGCGCTGCTGCTCCGTGAGAAGGTGAGCCGGCGTCAGATCATCGGGATCACTGTCGCCGTAGCCGGGATGACCCTCATCGGATACGACCGGAGCCAAGCCGCGTCACTGATACCGGTCGTGCTGACCTTGCTGGCCGGACTGGGTTGGGCGGTCGGCAATCTGGGCAACCGATTGGCCAAGTCCACCGAGCCGATGCGCCTGATGTTGTGGATGTGCGTCGTCCCGCCACTGCCGATGCTCGTCCTGTCTGCCGCGGTCGAGGGCCCATCGACGGGCTGGCGGGCGCTCGCGGACTCGTTCAGCATCGACGGCTGGCCTGCACTCGCAGGCCTCGCGTACATCGTGCTACTGGGAACCATCGCGGGCTCCGGCCTGTGGACAGTACTGATCAGCCGTCACCCGGCCGGCGTCGTCGCGCCGTTTTCGTTGCTGGTACCGGTGGTCGGGATCGCCGGCGCGTGGATCTTCCTGAACGAAACCCCGAGCGTCATAGCGCTGGTCGGAGCCGCGGTCGTCATCGCCGGCTGCCTCGGCGGGATGGCCACCGCGCGGCGGGCCTCGTCAGCTACGCCGCTGGCGGAACCGCTGCGGGTGTGA
- the leuA gene encoding 2-isopropylmalate synthase → MSPADAYTSGSRTITPPSRPGPSDQPAWNTQKNSAMPTYRYRPFAEEVEPITLPDRTWPDKVIDRTPQWCAVDLRDGNQALIDPMSPARKRRMFDLLVRMGYKQIEVGFPSASQTDFDFVREIIEDGAIPDDVTIQVLTQCRAELIERTYLACEGARNVIVHFYNSTSILQRRVVFKADRDVIKKIATDGARKCLEVAANYPDTDWRYEYSPESYTGTELAYAKEVCDAVVEIIDPTPAKPIILNLPATVEMATPNVYADSIEWMSRNLNRRDSVILSLHPHNDRGTGVAAAELGYQAGADRIEGCLFGNGERTGNVCLVTLGLNMFTRGVDPQIDFSNIDEIRRTVEYCNQLPVHERHPYGGDLVYTAFSGSHQDAINKGLDAMKVTADEQGSDIGEITWQVPYLPIDPKDVGRTYEAVIRVNSQSGKGGVAYIMKADHGLALPRRLQIEFSQAVQRITDGEGGEVSPKEMWDVFAQEYLSPIRPLERIKQRVIAAETDGGTDNIVATVKLDGVEQDISGSGNGPLAAFVDALSTVGYDVSVLDYSEHAMSAGDDAQAAAYVEASVTGPTGSAVTVWGAGIATSITTASLRAVVSAVNRALK, encoded by the coding sequence ATGTCACCAGCCGACGCATACACATCCGGATCGCGCACCATCACCCCGCCCTCCCGTCCTGGACCGAGCGACCAGCCCGCATGGAACACCCAGAAGAATTCTGCGATGCCGACCTATCGGTACCGCCCGTTCGCCGAAGAGGTCGAGCCGATCACGCTGCCGGACCGTACGTGGCCCGACAAGGTCATCGACCGCACGCCGCAGTGGTGTGCCGTGGATCTACGCGACGGCAACCAGGCGCTCATCGATCCGATGAGTCCGGCGCGCAAGCGTCGCATGTTCGATCTACTGGTCCGGATGGGCTACAAGCAGATCGAGGTCGGGTTCCCGTCCGCCAGCCAGACGGACTTCGATTTCGTTCGGGAAATCATCGAAGACGGCGCCATCCCCGACGACGTCACCATCCAGGTTCTGACGCAGTGCCGTGCCGAACTCATCGAGCGGACCTACTTGGCCTGTGAAGGCGCACGCAACGTCATCGTGCACTTCTACAACTCCACCTCCATTCTGCAGCGTCGCGTGGTGTTCAAGGCCGATCGGGACGTCATCAAGAAGATCGCCACGGACGGTGCACGCAAGTGCCTCGAGGTCGCCGCGAACTACCCGGACACCGACTGGCGCTACGAGTACTCGCCCGAGTCCTACACCGGAACCGAACTGGCATACGCAAAAGAGGTGTGCGACGCCGTCGTCGAGATCATCGATCCGACGCCCGCGAAGCCGATCATCCTGAATCTGCCGGCGACGGTCGAGATGGCGACACCGAACGTCTATGCCGACTCGATCGAGTGGATGAGCCGCAACCTGAACCGACGCGACAGCGTGATTCTGTCACTGCACCCGCACAACGACCGCGGAACAGGCGTCGCCGCAGCAGAACTCGGCTATCAAGCCGGCGCCGACCGCATCGAAGGGTGCCTGTTCGGTAACGGGGAGCGCACCGGCAACGTATGTCTGGTGACGCTCGGGCTCAACATGTTCACCCGCGGTGTCGACCCACAGATCGACTTCTCGAACATCGACGAGATCCGCCGTACCGTCGAGTACTGCAACCAGCTCCCCGTGCACGAGCGTCATCCGTACGGCGGCGACCTGGTCTACACCGCTTTCTCGGGAAGCCACCAGGACGCCATCAACAAGGGCCTCGACGCGATGAAAGTCACTGCGGACGAACAGGGCTCGGACATCGGCGAAATCACCTGGCAGGTTCCGTACCTGCCGATCGACCCGAAGGACGTAGGTCGCACCTACGAGGCCGTCATCCGGGTCAATTCGCAGTCCGGCAAGGGTGGCGTCGCGTACATCATGAAGGCCGATCATGGCCTGGCGCTGCCGCGTCGGCTGCAGATCGAGTTTTCTCAAGCCGTGCAGCGCATCACCGACGGCGAAGGTGGCGAGGTCTCACCGAAGGAAATGTGGGACGTCTTCGCGCAGGAGTACCTCAGTCCGATCCGGCCACTCGAACGCATCAAGCAGCGCGTCATCGCTGCCGAGACCGACGGCGGTACGGACAACATCGTCGCTACGGTCAAGCTGGACGGCGTGGAGCAGGACATCAGCGGTTCCGGCAACGGGCCACTTGCCGCCTTCGTCGACGCTCTCTCCACCGTCGGCTACGACGTCAGCGTCCTCGACTATTCGGAGCACGCGATGTCCGCAGGTGACGACGCGCAGGCCGCCGCCTACGTCGAAGCATCCGTCACCGGCCCCACGGGAAGTGCAGTCACCGTGTGGGGCGCCGGAATCGCCACCTCCATCACGACCGCATCACTACGCGCCGTCGTGTCGGCAGTGAACCGCGCCCTGAAGTAA
- a CDS encoding LysR family transcriptional regulator, producing MNAERLRILRELADRGTVGAVATALSLTPSAVSQQLKLLAREAGVPLLEPDGRRLRLTDAGAALVLRADEVLAALDRASAEMASYSASPRGRVRVALFPSGAALLLPGVLDRMRESGTRVDASDEDLPASSVPALLADYDVVLTHRDERAAATAAPRIEVRALMREPIDLVLPPEHALAKQDSVDLRQLADEQWISVRGGFPVDDVLLSVAAATGVRPRVIQRINDFRVTEELVARGHGVALMPRFAVVHPGLVRLPLSGVRAGRIYELATRPGAHALAAVAAVVDAFVEEAAGVSGDAV from the coding sequence ATGAATGCGGAGCGCCTCAGGATACTCAGGGAGCTCGCCGATCGCGGTACCGTCGGAGCGGTCGCGACCGCGCTGTCGCTGACGCCGTCGGCAGTGTCACAGCAACTCAAACTGCTCGCCAGGGAGGCGGGCGTCCCGCTACTCGAACCCGATGGTCGACGCCTGCGCCTGACCGACGCCGGCGCCGCTCTCGTGCTTCGCGCCGACGAGGTGCTGGCGGCTCTCGATCGCGCGAGTGCCGAGATGGCGTCCTACAGCGCGTCGCCTAGGGGTCGCGTGCGTGTGGCTCTGTTTCCGTCCGGTGCCGCGTTGCTGTTGCCGGGCGTTCTGGACAGGATGCGCGAGAGCGGAACTCGAGTGGACGCGAGCGACGAGGACTTGCCTGCCTCGTCCGTTCCGGCGCTGCTGGCGGATTACGACGTCGTTCTGACGCATAGAGACGAGCGAGCGGCCGCGACGGCAGCGCCGCGTATCGAGGTTCGCGCGTTGATGCGCGAGCCGATCGATTTGGTCCTACCGCCCGAACATGCTTTGGCAAAACAGGATTCGGTCGATCTGCGCCAGCTTGCCGACGAACAGTGGATCAGTGTCAGGGGCGGATTTCCGGTCGACGACGTCCTGCTCTCGGTTGCGGCCGCCACGGGGGTTCGTCCCCGAGTGATTCAGCGCATCAACGACTTCCGTGTCACCGAGGAGCTCGTCGCCCGCGGACACGGCGTCGCGCTGATGCCGCGCTTCGCCGTCGTCCATCCAGGCTTGGTTCGTCTCCCGCTCTCGGGTGTGCGGGCTGGGCGAATCTACGAGCTCGCAACGCGCCCAGGCGCCCACGCACTGGCGGCTGTCGCCGCAGTGGTGGACGCCTTCGTCGAGGAGGCCGCTGGTGTGAGCGGAGATGCAGTGTGA